From the Vigna radiata var. radiata cultivar VC1973A unplaced genomic scaffold, Vradiata_ver6 scaffold_389, whole genome shotgun sequence genome, one window contains:
- the LOC106780013 gene encoding glutamate decarboxylase 4, which translates to MVFPKPASESDLFLHSNFASRYVRDSLPRFSMPEDSMPKEAAYQNIHDELQLDAIPKLNLASFVTTSMEEECNKLIMESINKNYVDMDEYPITTDLHNRCVNMIARLFHADIGEDENAIGAGTVGSSEAIMLAGLAFKKKWQNKRKAEGKPYDKPNLVTGSNVQVCWEKFARYFEVELREVEVREGYYVMDPAKAVELVDENTICVASILGSTYNGEXEDVKLLNDLLLQKNKQTGWDTPIHVDAASGGFXAPFLYPELEWDFRLALVKSINVSGHKYGLVYAGIGWVIWRTKDDLPEDLVFHINYLGADQPTFTLNFSKGSSQIIAQYYQLVRLGQEGYRSIMENCRENSMVLKENIEKSGRFNILSKDDGVPVVAFSLKDRRQYDEYKISEMLRRHGWIVPAYPMPPAAQHINVLRVVIRAEFSRTLVQRLAFDIDNVLHELEKVHGPTMSSNTVVNKNAMDTQKEIIAQESKKRQKIMAT; encoded by the exons ATGGTTTTTCCAAAACCTGCTTCTGAGTCTGACCTCTTTCTTCATTCCAATTTTGCATCTCGCTATGTTAGGGACTCTCTTCCCAG GTTCAGTATGCCTGAGGACTCCATGCCAAAGGAGGCTGCCTACCAGAACATTCACGATGAGTTGCAACTTGATGCCATTCCAAAGCTTAACTTGGCTTCCTTTGTCACCACTTCCATGGAGGAAGAGTGCAACAAACTCATCATGGAATCCATCAACAAGAACTATGTTGACATGGACGAATATCCTATCACTACTGATCTTCAC AATCGGTGTGTGAATATGATAGCACGTTTGTTCCATGCTGACATTGGAGAAGATGAGAATGCGATTGGAGCAGGAACTGTTGGCTCATCAGAAGCAATAATGCTGGCAGGACTTGCATTCAAGAAGAAGTGGCAGAACAAGCGTAAGGCAGAAGGCAAGCCTTATGATAAGCCTAATTTGGTGACTGGCTCCAATGTACAAGTATGTTGGGAGAAATTTGCAAGGTACTTTGAGGTGGAGTTGAGGGAAGTGGAGGTGAGAGAAGGATACTACGTTATGGATCCTGCCAAAGCAGTCGAGCTGGTTGACGAAAACACTATTTGTGTGGCTTCAATATTGGGTTCAACATACAATGGGGAGTTNGAAGACGTGAAACTCTTGAATGACTTGCTGCTACAAAAGAATAAGCAAACTGG ATGGGATACTCCTATTCATGTGGATGCTGCAAGTGGTGGTTTCNTTGCTCCATTCCTATATCCAGAGCTGGAATGGGATTTCAGGCTGGCATTGGTGAAGAGCATAAATGTGAGTGGACACAAATATGGGCTTGTTTATGCTGGTATTGGTTGGGTTATTTGGAGGACAAAGGATGACTTACCAGAAGACCTTGTTTTCCATATCAATTACCTTGGAGCTGACCAACCCACCTTCACCCTCAATTTCTCCAAAG GTTCTAGTCAGATCATTGCTCAATATTATCAGCTAGTTCGCCTTGGCCAAGAG GGTTATCGGAGCATAATGGAGAACTGCAGAGAAAATTCGATGGTGCTGAAGGAAAATATAGAGAAGAGTGGACGCTTTAACATACTCTCCAAAGACGATGGTGTTCCAGTGGTGGCATTTTCTCTGAAAGATAGAAGGCAGTATGATGAGTACAAAATATCAGAGATGTTGCGGCGTCACGGTTGGATAGTTCCAGCTTACCCAATGCCGCCTGCTGCTCAACACATCAATGTTCTCCGTGTGGTGATCAGGGCTGAGTTTTCACGTACCCTTGTTCAGCGCCTTGCGTTTGATATAGACAATGTGCTGCATGAGCTTGAAAAGGTGCATGGGCCCACAATGAGCAGTAACACTGTAGTCAATAAAAATGCCATGGATACACAGAAGGAAATCATTGCTCAAGAATCCAAAAAGCGTCAGAAAATCATGGCTACCTAG